The proteins below are encoded in one region of Paraburkholderia phenazinium:
- a CDS encoding beta-propeller fold lactonase family protein, with protein sequence MLETRFRITTPRRFLPFAVIPAVTTSVTTSVATSVTTAVTTLATAVTAIAFAASTAWAAAPTAYVTSEKAGVGVIDLDQMSLTKTFPVGADGPRGLSLNKDGSRLLVANKNTGDMAVIDTASGQVVQRVKIGKNPEYVRVHNGYAYVTYEPGEEGGPPAASGANAGNGKPGADDDASKPPAEIAIVDMKTWHVIRSVTSGHETEGIEFSRDGKSMLVTNEGDDTISVYQARTGAPVRTVKLAAGGRPRGIRLSPDGKVYIVTLESLSKFVAVDAHTFEVLKTVDTKLGPYGVAFGPNGKRLFVAAARDKTVQVFDGHSYEHIADVPVGQRCWHFSFTPDGTKLLVACGRSDAVYVLDAQNYQPIKQIGELPLAWGIVTYPASDGSIESR encoded by the coding sequence ATGCTGGAGACACGGTTTCGTATCACAACCCCCAGGCGTTTCCTCCCTTTCGCGGTCATCCCGGCTGTTACCACTTCGGTTACCACCTCGGTTGCCACTTCGGTTACCACCGCAGTCACGACGTTAGCCACCGCCGTCACGGCGATCGCGTTCGCCGCGAGCACGGCCTGGGCCGCCGCTCCCACGGCGTACGTGACGAGCGAGAAGGCCGGTGTCGGCGTGATCGATCTGGACCAGATGTCGCTGACAAAGACGTTTCCGGTCGGCGCAGACGGCCCGCGCGGCTTGAGTCTGAACAAGGACGGCAGCCGGCTTCTGGTCGCCAACAAGAATACCGGCGACATGGCGGTGATCGACACGGCTTCGGGCCAGGTCGTGCAGCGTGTGAAGATCGGCAAAAACCCCGAATATGTGCGCGTGCACAACGGCTACGCCTATGTTACCTACGAGCCCGGCGAAGAGGGCGGTCCGCCCGCGGCGAGTGGGGCCAATGCGGGCAATGGCAAACCGGGTGCCGACGACGATGCCAGCAAGCCGCCTGCGGAAATCGCGATTGTCGATATGAAGACGTGGCACGTGATTCGTTCGGTGACGAGCGGCCATGAAACCGAGGGCATCGAATTTTCACGCGACGGCAAGTCGATGCTCGTTACCAATGAGGGCGACGACACGATCTCGGTCTATCAGGCTCGCACGGGCGCGCCGGTCAGAACCGTGAAGCTCGCGGCGGGCGGCCGTCCACGCGGCATTCGCCTGTCGCCGGATGGCAAGGTTTATATCGTCACGCTCGAGTCGCTCAGCAAGTTCGTCGCGGTCGATGCGCACACGTTCGAGGTCCTCAAGACCGTCGATACGAAGCTCGGGCCGTACGGGGTCGCGTTCGGACCGAATGGCAAGCGGCTCTTCGTCGCTGCGGCGCGCGACAAGACGGTCCAGGTTTTCGACGGACACAGCTACGAGCATATCGCCGACGTCCCGGTCGGACAGCGTTGCTGGCACTTCAGCTTCACGCCGGACGGCACGAAGCTGCTGGTGGCGTGCGGGCGCTCCGATGCAGTCTATGTGCTCGATGCGCAGAACTATCAGCCGATCAAGCAGATCGGCGAACTGCCGCTGGCCTGGGGCATCGTTACCTATCCTGCCAGCGACGGATCGATTGAATCGCGCTAG
- a CDS encoding HAD family hydrolase, with protein MHALIFDVDGTLADTETVHLQAFNAAFAEAGLDWFWDEALYTRLLKVAGGKERLLRYWHVADPEEGDGMRVSEVIDAVHAIKTRHYAARVRDGGLPLRPGIARLIGEAQAAALPVAIATTTTPANLDALLQAPFGPAWRTRFAAICDAGTTRTKKPSPDVYFDVLRQLGLKGADCVAFEDSANGLRAARAAGVPTVVTPTAYTSQDDFDGALAVLPHLGEPHAPVPSSVPDEPAGWVDLATLRQWHRHALAELA; from the coding sequence ATGCACGCCTTGATCTTCGACGTCGACGGCACGCTTGCCGATACCGAGACCGTCCATCTGCAGGCCTTCAATGCCGCATTCGCCGAAGCCGGTCTCGACTGGTTCTGGGACGAGGCGCTCTATACGCGTCTTCTCAAGGTGGCGGGCGGCAAGGAGCGCCTGCTGCGTTACTGGCACGTCGCCGATCCGGAAGAAGGGGACGGCATGCGCGTGAGCGAGGTGATCGACGCCGTGCATGCTATCAAGACCCGTCATTACGCAGCGCGCGTGCGGGATGGCGGGTTGCCCTTGCGGCCTGGCATTGCGCGTCTGATTGGCGAGGCGCAGGCCGCCGCCCTTCCCGTGGCAATCGCAACCACCACCACGCCAGCAAACCTCGACGCCCTGCTGCAAGCGCCGTTCGGCCCTGCATGGCGCACCCGCTTTGCCGCCATCTGCGATGCCGGCACGACCCGCACGAAGAAACCCTCGCCCGACGTCTACTTCGACGTGCTTCGGCAACTCGGGCTGAAAGGCGCGGACTGCGTTGCCTTCGAGGACTCCGCGAATGGGCTGCGCGCGGCACGCGCAGCCGGTGTCCCGACGGTCGTGACGCCGACCGCGTACACGTCGCAGGATGACTTCGACGGCGCGTTGGCCGTGCTGCCTCACCTGGGCGAGCCCCATGCGCCGGTTCCTTCGTCTGTGCCGGATGAACCGGCCGGCTGGGTCGACCTGGCCACCTTGCGTCAGTGGCATCGCCACGCGCTTGCCGAGCTGGCATGA
- the gph gene encoding phosphoglycolate phosphatase (PGP is an essential enzyme in the glycolate salvage pathway in higher organisms (photorespiration in plants). Phosphoglycolate results from the oxidase activity of RubisCO in the Calvin cycle when concentrations of carbon dioxide are low relative to oxygen. This enzyme is a member of the Haloacid Dehalogenase (HAD) superfamily of aspartate-nucleophile hydrolase enzymes (PF00702).): protein MSAQRKSFVTGMRPSAVLVDLDGTMVDTAPDIVEAVNRMLHELATAPLPFATVSGFIGKGVPNLVRRSLEAAGLDRRVDADHALNVFHRHYVRTNGRLGHVFPHVAAGLGELQRLGYRLACVTNKPQELAARLLLTTGLARYLDVLVAGDSIARMKPDPEPLWHACRLLDVAPENSVLVGDSPVDVIAARAAGLPVFIVTYGYAGSDGPAALECDGLIDSLAAMPAILALRKCSSDAVRL from the coding sequence ATGAGTGCGCAGCGGAAGTCTTTCGTGACCGGCATGCGCCCCAGCGCCGTGCTGGTCGATCTGGACGGCACGATGGTCGACACCGCGCCGGACATCGTCGAGGCGGTCAACCGCATGCTCCACGAACTCGCTACGGCGCCGTTGCCTTTCGCGACGGTCAGCGGCTTTATCGGCAAGGGCGTGCCCAACCTGGTTCGACGCTCGCTGGAAGCGGCTGGGCTGGATCGGCGAGTCGACGCGGACCATGCCCTGAACGTGTTCCATCGCCACTATGTGCGGACCAATGGACGCCTCGGCCATGTTTTTCCCCACGTGGCCGCCGGTCTTGGTGAACTGCAGCGGCTTGGATACCGGCTTGCCTGCGTCACCAACAAGCCGCAGGAACTGGCCGCGCGGCTCCTGCTCACGACCGGGCTCGCCCGCTATCTCGACGTGCTGGTTGCCGGGGACTCAATCGCCAGAATGAAGCCCGATCCCGAACCGTTGTGGCACGCGTGCCGGTTGCTCGACGTGGCGCCTGAAAACAGCGTGTTGGTCGGCGATTCTCCGGTCGACGTAATTGCCGCGCGGGCGGCCGGCCTGCCGGTGTTCATTGTGACCTATGGTTATGCCGGATCGGACGGCCCGGCGGCCCTGGAATGCGATGGTTTGATCGATTCGCTCGCGGCCATGCCGGCGATTCTTGCACTCCGCAAGTGCTCGTCTGACGCTGTGAGGCTGTAA
- a CDS encoding FadR/GntR family transcriptional regulator → MADLSHTPPGRAADADAADRSYVGLAKQIYDLIEGGDVGPRARLPSERTLAERFGVSRTQVREAIIALEVQGVVEVRVGSGIYVAEAPEARSVSFELPRGPGPIETLRARVVIESEIAALAATERKDSDLDRIFAALRAMRENMDDKAANEAADREFHLSIARATGNEVLRLVVTAMWDNSRADPLWKKIEEHFHTPALRVASQEDHQRIFSAIMARDATAARTAMQAHLARVIGEFTKAWR, encoded by the coding sequence ATGGCCGATCTTTCGCACACGCCACCCGGCCGCGCCGCCGACGCGGACGCGGCCGACCGTTCCTATGTCGGGCTGGCAAAACAGATCTACGATCTGATCGAGGGCGGCGACGTCGGGCCGCGTGCCCGCCTGCCTTCCGAGCGCACGCTTGCCGAGCGTTTCGGGGTGAGCCGCACGCAGGTGAGGGAAGCGATCATCGCGCTGGAAGTGCAAGGCGTGGTCGAGGTGCGTGTAGGCTCGGGCATCTATGTGGCCGAAGCACCCGAGGCGCGCTCAGTCTCATTCGAACTACCGCGTGGACCAGGCCCGATCGAGACGCTGCGCGCGCGGGTGGTGATCGAAAGCGAGATCGCGGCGCTCGCCGCGACCGAACGCAAGGATTCGGACCTCGACCGGATCTTCGCAGCCTTACGCGCGATGCGAGAAAACATGGACGACAAGGCCGCGAACGAAGCGGCCGATCGCGAGTTTCATCTCTCGATAGCGCGGGCGACGGGAAACGAAGTGCTCCGCCTCGTGGTCACCGCGATGTGGGACAACTCCCGGGCCGACCCGCTGTGGAAAAAGATCGAGGAGCACTTCCATACGCCCGCGTTGCGGGTAGCTTCACAGGAAGATCATCAGCGCATCTTTTCGGCCATCATGGCGCGCGACGCGACCGCTGCGCGCACGGCAATGCAGGCGCATCTCGCGCGCGTGATCGGCGAATTCACGAAGGCCTGGCGCTAG